A window from Rhinolophus sinicus isolate RSC01 linkage group LG01, ASM3656204v1, whole genome shotgun sequence encodes these proteins:
- the RTP1 gene encoding receptor-transporting protein 1, which yields MRIFRPWRLRCPALHLPSLSVFSLRWSLPSLATDETMCKSVTTDEWKKVFYEKMEEAKPADSWDLIIDPNLKHNVLAPGWKQYLELHASGRFHCSWCWHTWQSPHVVILFHMYLDRAQRAGSVRMRVFKQLCYECGTARLDESSMLEENIESLVDNLITSLREQCYGERGGQYRIHVASRQDNRRHRGEFCEACQEGIVHWKPSEKLLEEEATTYTFTRAPSPTKPQAEAGSGCNFCSIPWCLFWATVLLLIIYLQFSFRSSV from the exons ATGAGGATTTTTAGACCGTGGAGATTGCGCTGCCCGGCCCTGCACCTGCCTTCGCTCTCTGTGTTCTCGCTCAGGTGGAGCTTGCCCTCCCTCGCCACTGACGAGACCATGTGTAAAAGTGTGACCACAGATGAATGGAAGAAAGTCTTCTATGAGAAGATGGAGGAGGCAAAGCCGGCTGATAGCTGGGACCTCATCATAGACCCCAACCTCAAGCACAATGTGCTGGCCCCTGGCTGGAAGCAGTACCTGGAATTGCATGCCTCGGGCAG GTTTCACTGCTCCTGGTGCTGGCACACCTGGCAGTCTCCCCACGTGGTCATCCTCTTCCACATGTACCTGGACCGAGCCCAGCGCGCGGGCTCCGTGCGCATGCGTGTCTTCAAGCAGCTGTGCTATGAGTGCGGCACCGCGCGGCTGGACGAGTCAAGCATGCTGGAGGAGAACATCGAAAGCCTGGTGGACAACCTCATCACCAGCCTGCGCGAGCAGTGCTACGGCGAGCGCGGCGGCCAGTACCGCATCCACGTGGCCAGCCGCCAAGACAACAGGCGGCACCGTGGCGAGTTCTGTGAGGCCTGCCAGGAGGGCATCGTGCACTGGAAGCCCAGCGAGAAGCTGCTGGAGGAGGAGGCGACTACCTACACCTTCACGCGGGCACCCAGTCCCACCAAGCCGCAGGCTGAAGCGGGCTCTGGATGCAACTTCTGTTCTATCCCCTGGTGCTTGTTTTGGGCGACGGTCCTGCTCCTGATCATCTACTTGCAGTTCTCCTTCCGCAGCTCTGTCTAA